A genome region from Maridesulfovibrio salexigens DSM 2638 includes the following:
- a CDS encoding TetR/AcrR family transcriptional regulator, whose protein sequence is MGITSVSKTTDIKHGGRESGNSRPPCQTAKKEPPPFDRTINPAYKTASEQTYDGRLYPVHSKIKPDREPLTCQRGAMKGKNKKDAILYAAQEIFGRYGYAGTTVKMISERAGVAFGLVSHYFGSKEELFITAGVAIVEDLTEYLSTETRKAANGLDGIQTFMRSYLSYTLQHRNTFPVLLRCSPFSDVQIELDRTRIAVKFQQLLNVIRESVERGIEDGSIRSLSVDDTTTIVYSNIVGTVRTRFLSPYDLPNLYEETTDFVVRSIRARD, encoded by the coding sequence ATGGGCATAACCTCAGTTTCAAAAACAACGGATATAAAACATGGCGGACGTGAATCAGGTAACTCACGTCCGCCGTGTCAGACTGCTAAGAAAGAGCCTCCCCCATTTGACCGGACAATCAATCCGGCCTATAAAACCGCAAGCGAGCAAACATATGACGGCAGACTTTACCCGGTCCATTCCAAGATAAAGCCTGACCGTGAACCTTTAACGTGCCAGCGAGGGGCCATGAAAGGTAAAAATAAAAAAGACGCAATTCTATATGCAGCGCAGGAGATTTTCGGACGCTACGGCTATGCCGGAACCACAGTAAAGATGATCTCCGAACGGGCGGGCGTGGCATTCGGACTTGTCTCCCACTATTTCGGATCAAAGGAAGAGCTCTTCATCACCGCCGGGGTGGCCATTGTTGAAGACCTCACTGAGTATCTCAGTACGGAGACCCGCAAAGCAGCAAACGGACTGGACGGAATCCAGACCTTCATGCGCAGCTACTTGAGTTATACCCTGCAACACCGCAACACCTTTCCGGTGCTACTGCGATGCTCTCCGTTTTCCGATGTTCAGATTGAACTGGACAGAACCCGCATTGCAGTAAAATTCCAGCAGCTCTTGAATGTCATCCGCGAATCAGTGGAACGCGGCATTGAAGACGGTTCCATCCGCAGTCTTTCCGTGGATGACACCACAACCATTGTTTATTCCAACATTGTCGGTACGGTCAGGACCAGATTCCTCTCCCCCTACGACCTGCCCAACCTCTACGAGGAAACCACAGACTTCGTGGTCCGCAGCATCAGGGCCCGGGATTAG
- a CDS encoding DUF1007 family protein, with protein sequence MKQASVIFLLLGAMALYLLSPTKASAHPHVFVDCSLTFEFDDNGLSGVRQKWWFDEMFAAMILGDFDKNHDNKLSPDEATAIEQGAFVNLQNFNYFTRILVDGNERKPVEAVQFKPSIEEGTLVYEFFVPLNITDDAKHVVMVAIYDESFYTAVQMDPKNKVLGSDGKFNTGLDLKPVSEMAYFYDQIVPEAAVLTMQPK encoded by the coding sequence ATGAAACAAGCTTCAGTTATATTTCTCCTGCTGGGTGCAATGGCTCTCTATCTGCTTAGCCCCACAAAAGCATCCGCCCATCCGCATGTATTTGTGGACTGTTCCCTGACCTTTGAATTCGATGACAACGGCCTCAGCGGAGTACGCCAGAAATGGTGGTTCGATGAAATGTTCGCAGCCATGATCCTCGGTGACTTTGACAAGAACCATGACAATAAGCTTTCCCCGGATGAGGCAACCGCAATCGAGCAAGGAGCTTTTGTTAACCTCCAGAATTTCAATTACTTCACACGCATCCTCGTGGACGGCAATGAACGTAAACCAGTGGAAGCTGTTCAGTTCAAGCCATCCATTGAAGAGGGAACCCTTGTTTATGAATTCTTTGTTCCCCTCAACATAACTGACGACGCCAAACATGTGGTTATGGTCGCCATCTATGATGAAAGCTTTTACACTGCAGTCCAGATGGACCCCAAAAACAAGGTACTCGGTTCAGACGGAAAATTTAATACCGGACTTGATCTAAAGCCGGTTTCTGAAATGGCATATTTTTACGACCAAATTGTTCCGGAAGCAGCAGTACTGACCATGCAGCCCAAATAG
- a CDS encoding nickel/cobalt transporter — protein MKNANTLFTLILTFTLAFAFSATESKAQATNPFLAPKKQEQEAGHLENTRQPTSSPFGKATPAQSPFGKASPAPAPQSVQKDWTGGIYSKVMFKITMLQKEIRAQLTGFAREIKKDPFGKSLWMFLVFAFLYGIVHAVGPGHGKSVVCAYFISRGGSMFAASFMSWVITLVHVGSATAAVCLAYLFLDKGMSGFENFNRQLQTASYGLVALIGFWLIIEALRSFKKNDREECEVKSRGSLKEIATVAFVTGIVPCPGAAIILVYTLSTGILPAGLAAMVFLATGMAVTTSVFALVAAKARNAMDSNPFARKMRIAYSILSLLGAIVIASFGLLMLSAHCC, from the coding sequence ATGAAGAACGCAAACACCCTGTTCACTCTGATATTGACTTTTACTCTCGCTTTCGCATTCTCAGCAACAGAATCAAAAGCACAGGCAACCAACCCATTCCTTGCCCCCAAAAAGCAAGAACAGGAAGCCGGACATCTGGAGAACACACGTCAGCCAACATCCTCTCCATTCGGCAAAGCAACTCCCGCCCAATCTCCGTTCGGCAAAGCATCCCCGGCTCCGGCACCACAGAGTGTACAAAAGGACTGGACCGGAGGGATTTACAGCAAGGTAATGTTTAAAATAACCATGCTGCAAAAAGAAATCAGAGCCCAATTGACCGGTTTTGCGCGGGAGATAAAAAAAGATCCATTCGGCAAATCGCTCTGGATGTTCCTTGTCTTTGCCTTTCTGTATGGAATAGTCCACGCAGTAGGTCCGGGACACGGTAAATCCGTGGTCTGCGCCTATTTTATCTCTCGTGGCGGGTCCATGTTCGCAGCATCTTTCATGTCCTGGGTAATAACCCTTGTACATGTGGGCTCAGCAACCGCAGCGGTCTGCCTTGCCTATCTTTTCCTTGATAAGGGAATGTCCGGTTTTGAAAACTTCAACCGCCAATTACAGACTGCCAGCTACGGACTGGTAGCCCTGATAGGTTTCTGGCTGATTATTGAGGCACTGCGTTCTTTCAAGAAGAATGACCGCGAAGAGTGCGAAGTGAAAAGCCGTGGGTCACTTAAGGAAATTGCAACCGTTGCATTTGTAACCGGTATTGTGCCTTGTCCGGGAGCTGCCATTATTCTGGTCTACACCCTTTCCACCGGCATTCTCCCAGCAGGGCTTGCCGCTATGGTCTTTCTGGCCACAGGCATGGCCGTGACCACTTCTGTCTTCGCCCTCGTTGCAGCAAAAGCACGTAACGCCATGGACAGCAATCCTTTTGCGCGGAAGATGCGCATTGCCTATTCAATTCTTTCCCTGCTCGGCGCGATAGTCATTGCAAGCTTCGGCCTGCTCATGCTCAGCGCCCATTGTTGCTAA
- a CDS encoding AAA family ATPase produces MINLAGYENVTSLYEGNDMILCRAVRGYDDLPVLIKYPNSELPSPRLLTGLKNEYATSQEIGNTGIVPAVTLHRTDNSLALILEDKGYNLLSSLITKSTADLAQKLQIALRIASSISLVHTKGFLHRSIRPDSIAIAPDYREALLTNLQNSTRIADSFPQTSAEIISPDNIAYISPEQSGRVSTELDRRSDFYSLGITLFELFTGQKPFESRDDLELIHCHLAKEPPTPHSINPEIPSPLSAVIMKLLSKNPGDRYQSAHGIKQDLKACMNLIGSGNKFDQFTPGNQDISETFILSRKLFGRKEELNELKASFSKVVLGSCETIFISGEAGTGKSSLINSFSKHVYKDNGEFISGKFDQFRRNRPYSALIQAFKELLRKRLSSPTPVINAWKHRITSVLEQNASLINEVLPELELLIGKQPAPAELSPTESRDRFNLAFKNFIKVFPSIDKPLVLFLDDLQWADISTLQLIKRLLEDQETSHLMLICAYRTNLPMNEGIKSRIEEIEELSPKVSSLKLNRLKLHHVHGFISRTLKTDRKRTEELARMVYSRTGGNPLFVREYMLNMYRADLITFDNDKTRWEWDLNAIRNISMDGNLVELMAEKIMTQPPEGQDILKAASGIGCKFDLRILTSLVDLPEQITLDYLNMALHEGLIISDDGFTSLTDLKEQSGPYSLSFMHDRVQQAAYSMLDASEKTTLHHNIGRAMLAIYSADEIDEASFEIAAQYSLCISAITDPQERKEISMVFTKAGRKAKRSSAFETASRYLSTAALLIGSDGWETSYRTSFDLHLDWYECEFLNGSGKQAENVFKNMIGHSQNRKDTTKAQLSRMQLFSDQGRYHDAVKIGLDTLQHYDVIIPQLPGKTAIAAELLKTKAVLGKKKTLQLYNLPEMDSPDNLEVMRLLMHTIAPAYMFNKKLVFFIVLRMIRFSVKHGNGPYSSFGYMFYAMFLASKNFSFKKSKEFTRLAVELNKKFRNTELETKINTLRGGIHDHWHVPLQENINTLDKAFHSGLMNGDNTYARYAGYFAVQLKFMQGHSIEEVYSLAGRYLNFIQKNKNSLSSGAINLPLQMCKSMEGKTYTPGYLDDDNFREGSLLSIAKSSGSEVVEKWTATSKLITLSFFGYHTKAIEYVNNLYDNVEKALFGMYSVAIFHLLAIINMAALFNEESSKTRRTYLKRINHSLSRLEKWEKSCPENFRHLYLLGSAELARIKGNNSKAMGLYEEAISFSAKAGCNSFAALACELAGRFHFSIGGSRSAIAILAEACHYYEEWGASAKVQRLLNEYPQLHKVTETGFSHSDTTGENGPHSLDISAVLKASQAISGEIVLNRLLDKLMRIVIENAGAQKATLLLNNKNRLELTSHAFVSEHGITTKTNPDPDQELYCKSIVNYVLRSKDNIVLRDAGTQGPFSIDSYIIRNKPKSILAMPVINQQLMRGVLYLENNLSPGVFTDDRLEVLNLLCSQAAISIQNARLYSDLRDSETQHRTLLESINVGVFRAEADADGLLLKANRALAEMFGYRDWNEFRKTQVRTLYIEPQMHQKILDELLEGGIVRDREINMRKQDGTPIWVNMTASMERNGNKENCLEGVLEDITEKRKAQEFEKEKVAANAANKAKSDFLASMSHEIRTPMNAILGMADLLWESRLSKIQRNYVKIFRNAGENLLLLINDILDLSKIEAGQIDLEEIDFNLEELFEEIGSIFALRAQIKSVDFCWYIDPEVPRIITGDPTRLRQIIVNLVGNSLKFTEKGTIIFEAGITENGYLRFLVKDTGVGIPVEKMNSIFDTFSQADSSTTRNYGGTGLGLSICSRMVESMGGGIFVSSTEGEGADFSFTINAKFPIQPEEYIPLKNCAILLVDRECICRDYLSLSLSDLGAKVYSAESLGESSSFATEISYSAYENKVLLVGNPEGEDDRFEILKKLKHGPCQGWKLMMIMEAKPQPRATARAKQLCASYVHRPVHPQAIVEDLRYAQTCNIIPEDHEENEHELDSKQVEMIEVIESSQERTSSELSILLVEDSEDNRMVIDLFLKDTPYIITYAENGQEGLEQFKQGEFGIVLMDIQMPIMDGYEATKAIRQYEEENQLTPTPIMALTANAFQDDEQRALASGCTAHMAKPVKKKKLLRILKEYLG; encoded by the coding sequence ATGATCAATCTTGCCGGATATGAAAATGTTACCTCCTTGTATGAAGGAAATGACATGATTCTTTGCAGGGCTGTCAGGGGATATGATGACCTTCCGGTTCTCATAAAATACCCTAACTCCGAATTGCCCTCCCCCCGGCTTTTAACAGGGCTGAAAAATGAATATGCCACTTCTCAGGAAATCGGCAACACGGGCATCGTCCCGGCAGTAACCCTTCACCGGACCGACAACTCTCTGGCCCTTATTCTGGAAGATAAGGGATACAACCTGCTCAGTTCCCTGATAACGAAGTCTACGGCAGACCTCGCCCAGAAACTGCAAATTGCGCTCCGCATTGCCAGCTCTATCAGCCTGGTACATACTAAAGGTTTCCTGCATCGCAGCATCAGGCCGGACAGTATTGCCATAGCGCCGGATTACCGCGAAGCTTTGCTGACCAACCTGCAAAACAGCACCCGTATTGCGGATTCGTTTCCACAAACTTCAGCGGAAATCATATCCCCGGACAACATTGCCTACATATCCCCTGAACAAAGCGGCAGGGTCAGTACAGAGTTGGACAGGAGGTCAGACTTCTATTCACTGGGCATTACCCTGTTCGAACTTTTCACCGGACAAAAACCTTTTGAAAGCAGGGATGATCTCGAACTGATTCATTGCCATCTGGCCAAAGAACCACCTACTCCGCACAGTATAAACCCGGAAATCCCTTCCCCGCTGTCAGCGGTAATAATGAAGCTTCTCTCCAAGAACCCCGGAGACCGCTATCAGTCTGCACATGGCATTAAGCAAGATCTGAAAGCATGCATGAATCTCATCGGAAGCGGTAATAAATTCGATCAATTCACTCCGGGCAATCAGGATATATCCGAAACTTTCATCCTTTCACGCAAGCTGTTCGGTAGAAAAGAAGAACTCAATGAACTGAAAGCATCCTTCAGCAAAGTTGTTCTGGGCAGTTGCGAAACTATTTTTATCAGTGGTGAAGCCGGAACAGGTAAAAGTTCACTGATCAATTCTTTCAGCAAACATGTTTATAAAGATAATGGAGAGTTCATCTCCGGAAAATTTGACCAGTTCCGGCGCAATCGTCCTTATAGCGCCCTGATTCAGGCATTTAAGGAACTGCTGCGCAAAAGACTCTCCAGCCCGACACCGGTGATCAATGCTTGGAAGCACAGGATAACAAGCGTTCTGGAGCAAAACGCCAGCCTCATAAATGAAGTCCTTCCCGAGCTTGAACTCCTTATCGGGAAACAACCAGCTCCTGCCGAATTGAGCCCCACGGAATCAAGGGACAGATTCAACCTTGCATTCAAAAATTTTATTAAAGTTTTCCCAAGTATAGACAAACCTCTGGTTCTATTTCTTGATGATCTGCAATGGGCGGATATCTCTACCCTGCAACTAATAAAGCGGTTGCTTGAAGATCAAGAGACATCACACCTCATGCTTATATGCGCGTATCGAACAAACCTGCCCATGAATGAAGGGATCAAATCCCGCATTGAGGAGATTGAAGAGCTCAGTCCTAAAGTCAGCAGCTTGAAACTGAACAGGCTAAAGCTGCACCATGTTCACGGCTTTATCAGCAGAACATTAAAGACTGACCGGAAAAGAACGGAAGAACTTGCCCGTATGGTATATAGCAGAACAGGCGGAAACCCTCTCTTCGTCCGTGAATATATGCTTAATATGTACCGCGCAGATCTCATAACTTTCGATAATGACAAAACCCGCTGGGAATGGGACCTCAATGCCATCCGAAATATTTCCATGGATGGAAACCTTGTGGAACTAATGGCGGAAAAAATAATGACCCAGCCGCCTGAAGGACAGGATATTCTAAAAGCTGCCTCAGGGATCGGCTGCAAATTCGATCTGCGTATTCTTACAAGCCTCGTAGATTTACCGGAACAGATCACTCTGGACTACTTGAACATGGCCCTGCACGAAGGGCTGATCATTTCTGATGACGGCTTTACTTCCCTAACTGACTTAAAAGAACAATCCGGCCCATACTCTCTTTCTTTCATGCATGATCGAGTCCAGCAGGCAGCTTATTCCATGCTTGATGCTTCAGAGAAAACAACACTGCACCACAATATAGGCAGGGCAATGCTCGCCATTTATTCAGCCGATGAAATAGATGAAGCCAGCTTTGAAATTGCCGCCCAATACAGCCTTTGCATCAGTGCCATAACGGATCCGCAGGAAAGAAAAGAAATTTCAATGGTCTTCACAAAGGCGGGACGTAAAGCAAAACGAAGTTCCGCATTTGAGACAGCCTCCCGTTACCTTTCAACAGCAGCACTCCTTATTGGAAGCGATGGTTGGGAAACAAGCTACAGAACGAGCTTTGATCTCCATCTTGACTGGTATGAGTGCGAATTCCTCAATGGATCTGGGAAGCAGGCTGAAAATGTCTTCAAAAACATGATCGGACACTCACAGAACCGCAAGGATACCACAAAAGCACAACTGTCGAGAATGCAGCTTTTTTCAGATCAGGGACGATATCATGATGCAGTAAAAATAGGGCTGGATACACTTCAGCATTATGATGTCATTATTCCCCAACTTCCCGGAAAAACCGCCATCGCAGCAGAGCTGTTGAAAACAAAAGCCGTGCTGGGCAAAAAAAAGACCCTGCAATTATATAACCTTCCGGAAATGGACTCCCCTGATAATCTGGAAGTAATGCGACTGCTGATGCATACAATTGCCCCGGCATACATGTTCAACAAAAAACTCGTTTTTTTTATTGTCCTGCGGATGATTCGATTTTCCGTAAAACACGGTAACGGGCCATACTCTTCATTTGGTTACATGTTTTACGCCATGTTTCTGGCTTCCAAGAATTTTTCATTTAAAAAATCAAAAGAATTCACCAGACTTGCCGTGGAATTGAACAAAAAATTCCGCAACACAGAACTTGAAACAAAAATTAATACTCTTCGTGGAGGTATACACGATCATTGGCATGTCCCTTTGCAGGAGAATATTAACACTCTGGATAAAGCCTTTCACAGCGGCCTCATGAACGGTGACAACACCTATGCCCGCTATGCCGGATACTTCGCAGTTCAACTCAAATTCATGCAAGGACATTCCATTGAGGAAGTTTACAGTCTTGCAGGACGCTATCTGAACTTCATTCAAAAAAATAAAAATTCATTGAGTTCAGGGGCGATAAACCTTCCTCTGCAAATGTGCAAAAGCATGGAAGGAAAAACCTACACTCCCGGCTATCTCGATGATGACAACTTCCGTGAAGGAAGCCTCCTCAGCATAGCCAAGAGCAGCGGTTCTGAAGTGGTTGAAAAATGGACTGCAACATCCAAACTGATAACCCTCTCCTTTTTCGGTTACCACACAAAAGCAATTGAATACGTCAACAACCTCTACGACAATGTGGAAAAAGCTCTTTTCGGTATGTATTCAGTTGCTATTTTCCACCTGCTGGCCATCATAAATATGGCTGCCCTTTTCAACGAAGAATCTTCAAAAACACGCAGGACGTACCTGAAACGTATTAATCATTCCTTATCCAGATTGGAGAAATGGGAAAAGAGTTGTCCGGAAAATTTTCGCCACCTATACCTGCTCGGTAGCGCCGAGTTAGCCAGAATCAAAGGCAACAACAGCAAGGCGATGGGCTTATACGAAGAGGCAATAAGCTTCAGTGCCAAAGCAGGATGCAATAGTTTTGCAGCACTTGCCTGCGAACTGGCCGGCAGATTTCACTTTAGCATAGGTGGAAGCAGGTCTGCCATAGCGATACTTGCCGAGGCCTGTCACTATTACGAAGAATGGGGGGCTTCAGCAAAGGTCCAACGATTGCTCAACGAATATCCACAACTGCACAAAGTTACCGAGACAGGATTTTCTCACAGCGACACGACAGGAGAAAATGGACCACATTCCTTGGACATTTCAGCTGTACTTAAAGCTTCTCAAGCTATTTCAGGAGAAATTGTCCTTAACCGTCTTCTGGACAAATTAATGCGCATTGTAATCGAGAACGCCGGCGCGCAAAAAGCAACCCTGCTCCTTAACAATAAAAACAGACTTGAACTTACCTCCCACGCATTTGTTTCAGAGCACGGAATCACTACCAAAACCAATCCAGACCCGGATCAGGAATTATATTGCAAAAGTATTGTAAACTATGTGCTGCGCTCCAAAGACAACATTGTCCTGCGCGATGCAGGAACACAAGGGCCGTTCTCAATTGACAGCTACATCATCAGGAATAAACCCAAATCCATTCTGGCCATGCCGGTCATCAACCAGCAACTTATGCGCGGTGTTCTTTATCTTGAGAACAACCTCAGCCCGGGGGTCTTCACAGATGACCGCTTGGAAGTACTGAATCTGCTTTGTTCTCAGGCTGCTATTTCTATCCAGAATGCACGGCTCTATTCCGACCTCCGCGATTCGGAAACCCAGCACCGCACCCTTCTTGAAAGCATCAACGTAGGCGTTTTCAGGGCTGAAGCTGATGCGGATGGACTCCTGCTTAAAGCCAACAGAGCTCTTGCCGAAATGTTCGGCTACCGCGATTGGAACGAATTCCGCAAAACCCAAGTCAGGACACTGTATATAGAACCGCAAATGCATCAAAAAATTCTGGATGAACTCCTTGAAGGCGGCATAGTGCGTGACCGTGAAATTAACATGCGCAAACAGGACGGAACTCCTATCTGGGTAAATATGACCGCCTCAATGGAAAGAAACGGCAACAAAGAGAACTGTCTTGAAGGAGTTCTTGAGGACATCACGGAAAAAAGAAAAGCTCAGGAATTCGAGAAAGAAAAAGTCGCCGCCAATGCAGCCAACAAAGCTAAAAGTGATTTTCTTGCCAGCATGTCCCATGAAATCAGAACTCCCATGAATGCAATTCTGGGAATGGCAGACCTGCTATGGGAATCAAGGCTGAGCAAAATTCAGCGAAACTATGTAAAAATTTTCAGGAACGCGGGAGAAAACCTGCTTCTGTTAATCAACGATATTCTCGACCTCTCGAAAATTGAAGCTGGACAGATCGACCTTGAAGAAATCGATTTCAACCTCGAAGAATTGTTTGAGGAAATAGGCTCCATCTTTGCTCTCAGGGCTCAGATAAAAAGCGTTGATTTCTGCTGGTACATCGACCCGGAAGTTCCACGAATCATCACAGGCGATCCGACCCGCCTGCGCCAAATAATTGTAAATCTGGTTGGTAACTCTCTTAAGTTTACGGAAAAAGGAACCATTATATTTGAAGCAGGCATTACTGAAAACGGATATCTGCGTTTTCTTGTAAAGGATACGGGAGTAGGTATTCCAGTAGAAAAAATGAATTCTATTTTCGACACCTTTTCGCAAGCAGACTCTTCTACAACCCGTAATTATGGTGGAACCGGCTTGGGCTTATCCATTTGCAGCCGCATGGTGGAAAGCATGGGAGGTGGTATTTTCGTTTCCAGCACAGAAGGTGAAGGAGCTGATTTTTCCTTCACTATCAATGCAAAATTTCCCATTCAACCGGAAGAATATATTCCGCTTAAGAACTGTGCAATTCTCCTTGTGGACCGGGAATGCATATGCCGTGACTACCTCAGCCTCAGCCTTAGCGACCTAGGTGCGAAAGTTTATTCAGCAGAGAGTCTGGGGGAATCATCGTCATTTGCGACGGAAATTTCATATTCAGCTTACGAAAACAAAGTACTGCTGGTCGGAAATCCGGAAGGGGAAGATGACCGCTTTGAAATACTTAAAAAGCTGAAGCATGGTCCCTGTCAAGGCTGGAAATTGATGATGATCATGGAGGCAAAACCCCAGCCTAGAGCAACTGCAAGGGCCAAACAACTCTGCGCAAGTTATGTTCACCGACCTGTTCATCCACAAGCGATAGTGGAAGACTTGCGCTACGCCCAGACCTGCAACATTATTCCTGAAGATCATGAAGAAAACGAACATGAACTGGACTCCAAACAAGTAGAAATGATCGAAGTAATAGAGTCTTCGCAGGAAAGAACAAGCTCAGAATTATCTATTCTGCTCGTTGAGGATTCGGAAGACAACCGCATGGTAATCGACCTTTTTCTCAAGGATACTCCATATATAATAACCTATGCGGAGAATGGACAGGAAGGTCTTGAGCAATTCAAACAAGGAGAATTCGGAATAGTTCTAATGGATATCCAGATGCCGATTATGGACGGCTACGAAGCTACAAAAGCGATAAGACAATACGAAGAGGAAAACCAACTCACGCCGACTCCGATCATGGCCCTGACAGCAAATGCTTTTCAGGACGATGAGCAACGTGCTCTTGCTTCAGGCTGCACAGCACACATGGCTAAACCGGTTAAAAAGAAAAAACTGCTCCGGATTCTGAAAGAATACCTTGGTTAG